AGTGTCCTGTTCCAGAAGTTCGGTGACTATCCCGGTGCCCGGACGCCACGCTGGCAAGGCGGGAGGCCGCTGGAGTATCCGTTGATACTTCAAGGCCTTTCCAACGCAGCCGGCGGGGATGGGCGGGTGTCGCGATAGTTAGCGAACTTCTGGAACAGGACACTAGCTGCTGAACAGATTCGACTGAAGACCCTCGGATATCCGAATCGGCGAATCTACTTACAGCGCTCGATATACCTCTGCTCGGCCGGATCGACACGCACTCGGTCGCCGGCTTCGATAAACGGCGGTACCTGGATCGTCACTCCGTTTTCCAGAACCGCCGGCTTGTTCGACTTCGAAGCGGTCTGTCCTTTGACCACTGCTTCGGCTTCGCGCACGGTCACGTCCACCGCCTTGGGCAGACGAACCGCGATCGGTTGTCCATCGAGCATCTCGATCTGCAGATGCATGCCCTCTTGAAGCCAGGGCTTCGCATTGCCGAGCGCCTCGCTGTTCAGGCTGGTCTGTTCGTAATCCTGGGTGTCCATGAAGACCGCGCCGTCCGGCTCGCTGTACAGGTACTCCATCTCACGATCTTCGACATGGGCGCGCTGGATCATTTCGGTCGCCGAAAACTTGACCTCGCGCTGGCTACCATCGCGCAGGTTGCGCAGCTTCGTCTGCACGAAGCCGCGCTTATTGCCGGGCGTCCGGTGTTCGAACTGAAGTACGCGATAGGGAACGCCATCGTGGATGATGGCCGTTCCGCGGCGCAATCCGTTGGCCTGGATATCCGCCATCTCTCAAGTGCCTCCGCTGCGCAAGCGCGCCCTCAGGCGATCCCAGATGCCACCGAAGCCACCATTGGACATGATCAGAGCCACGTCCTGGCCACTGCGATGGCGCGCCAGATACTCGATGATCTCATCGATATCTGGCAAGAAAACGGCTTCGACTCCGCGTTCCGCGAGTGCACCCACGACTCGCTCAGGCCGCATGCGTTGATCATCGGCGATCTGATCTGCTCGAAACACACCCGCCAGAATCACTTCTTGTGCTTCGGAAAGCGCCTCTACATAGTCGTCTTCGAAGAGTCGACGACGGCTGGTGGCCGTCCGCGGTTCGAAGATCGCCCAGAGCTTTCGATCAGGATAACGCGCACGAGTGGCCGCGATCGTTTCGCGGACGGCCGTCGGGTGGTGAGCAAAATCATCGATGATTGCGAAGCCATCTTCATCGCTATGCACTTCCTGGCGACGTCGAATACCGCGGAATTCGCTCATTGCTCGAGCGGATTCCTCGGGCGTCACTCCGAGGTGGGTGCACACCGCGATCGCTCCGAGCACGTTCTCGACGTTATGTCGTCCAAACATCGGCGTACTGACGCGGGTCACGCGCTCTTCCCCGTACCAGAGTGTGAACTGTGTTCCGGAAGAGTCGAAGGTCATGTCGCTGACTCGCCAGCTTGCACCTTCTCGGAAACCGTATCCATCGACTTTCGCGGGACTCTCCGCGACAATCGCGCGCACCGTATCGGAATCGGTCGATGCAATGACGCAGCCGTCGGCCGGAAGCTGAGCCACGAGTTTTCGAAACGCGGATTGGATCTGATCGAGAGACTCGTAGATATCGGCGTGGTCGAACTCGCAGGAGGTCAGCAGGACGGTGCGGGCGTCGTAGTGCAGGAACTTCGGCGTCTTGTCGAAGAAAGCCGTGTCGTATTCGTCGCCTTCGATCACGAAGTGATCGCCTTCGCCGAGACGGAAGCTGCCTCCGAAATTTCCTGCAACACCGCCGATCAGCACACTCGGATCCTTGCCCGCATGGGTGAGAATCCAGCCGATCAGACTGGTACAGGTGGTCTTGCCGTGGGTACCGGTAACGACCACTGACTGCTTGCCGCGAATGAAGAAGTGGTGCACGGCATCGGGAAAACTCAGATACGGAAGATCGCTGTCGATCGCCGCGCGCGCCTCGGGATTGTCCTTGCGCACGGCATTGCCGATCACGACCAGATCCGGTGGCGCGTTGAGTACGTGATCGGGAGAGAACCCCTTGCAGATTTCGATGCCCGCAGCAGCCAACTGATCGCTCATCGGCGGGTAGACGTCAGCGTCACTACCGGTCACGCGAAAGCCCCGGTCCGCCAGCATGCACGCGAGCGTGCCCATGCCCGTGCCACAGACCGCTACCAGGTGGATATGCCGGATACTTTCGATTGCTGGAACTTCAGGCGGCAAGGAAAGCCTCCCAGAGCAGATCGTGGACCAGGGGTCGCAATTCAAATTTGCTGCGTTTCGCGATTTGATGCACGCGATTGCACAGGAAGACGACGATCATGTCGCGTTCCAGATCGATCCATAGACTGGTACCCGTAAAACCCGTGT
The sequence above is drawn from the bacterium genome and encodes:
- the efp gene encoding elongation factor P, yielding MADIQANGLRRGTAIIHDGVPYRVLQFEHRTPGNKRGFVQTKLRNLRDGSQREVKFSATEMIQRAHVEDREMEYLYSEPDGAVFMDTQDYEQTSLNSEALGNAKPWLQEGMHLQIEMLDGQPIAVRLPKAVDVTVREAEAVVKGQTASKSNKPAVLENGVTIQVPPFIEAGDRVRVDPAEQRYIERCK
- the mpl gene encoding UDP-N-acetylmuramate:L-alanyl-gamma-D-glutamyl-meso-diaminopimelate ligase, producing MPPEVPAIESIRHIHLVAVCGTGMGTLACMLADRGFRVTGSDADVYPPMSDQLAAAGIEICKGFSPDHVLNAPPDLVVIGNAVRKDNPEARAAIDSDLPYLSFPDAVHHFFIRGKQSVVVTGTHGKTTCTSLIGWILTHAGKDPSVLIGGVAGNFGGSFRLGEGDHFVIEGDEYDTAFFDKTPKFLHYDARTVLLTSCEFDHADIYESLDQIQSAFRKLVAQLPADGCVIASTDSDTVRAIVAESPAKVDGYGFREGASWRVSDMTFDSSGTQFTLWYGEERVTRVSTPMFGRHNVENVLGAIAVCTHLGVTPEESARAMSEFRGIRRRQEVHSDEDGFAIIDDFAHHPTAVRETIAATRARYPDRKLWAIFEPRTATSRRRLFEDDYVEALSEAQEVILAGVFRADQIADDQRMRPERVVGALAERGVEAVFLPDIDEIIEYLARHRSGQDVALIMSNGGFGGIWDRLRARLRSGGT